The Spirulina subsalsa PCC 9445 region GGGACAAGTGCGCAAGGCGGCTAATGAGCAGGCGAAGGGGGCGACCCAAATTATGCAGGCCATTGAGATGATGCGTCGGGGTATTGGGACGACTTCCCGAGCCTTGCAGGAACAGTCTGTGGCGGGGGATCAAATTTCTCAGGAGGCGGAACGCTTGGTGCGGTTAATTAATACGGTGACGCAATCGATGCAGGAACAGACGACGAGCGCGCTACAACTGAATAAGGCGACGGATAGTATGCGGGTGCAGTCGGAACAGGTGGCGAAGGCGATGAGGGAACAAAACCGCGCTATTCAGGACATGATGTTGTCAAGTCAAAATATTGTTAAACAAATTCGCTTGATTTCGGCGAGCAATTTGGAACATTCGGCGGTGGCGAGTCGAGTTCAGCAGTTGGTGCGTGATGTACAATTGTTTTCTTCTCGGGGAAGTCAAGGTTTACAAGAGTCTAAGACGTTGGTAAATCAGCAGTTATCCATGATTCGTAATGTGGGAAATCAATAAGTTGGGGGAATAGGGAATAGGGGGAGAGGGGGAGAGGGGGAGCAGGGGAGCAGGGGAGCAGGGGAGCAGGGGAGCAGGGGAGAGGGGGAGTTGATAATTATTAACTATTCCCGATTCCCGACTCCCGATTCCCGATTCCCGACTCCCGACTCCCGACTCCCGACTCCCGACTCTCCCCCGTTCCCTTATTCAACAAACGCTAGCTACTGGCATCGACTTACTATCCACTATCCTCTGTCCACAATCCACTATGACTATTAGTATTTTCACTACGGATGCTCATTTACTCATTCGATCTTGGGATGCAACGCTGGTTGCTATGACGGGATTGAAAGGGGAACAAGTGTATGGCAAGCCTTTAATGGATTTGATTCCGGATTTAGCGTCTCGGGGGCTGTTGGAGCGGTTTCAACGGGTGCTGAGGGAGGGGGTGATTGAAACGTTGGCCCCGGCTTTGCATCACTATCTGATTCCTTGTCCTCCTGAACGATCTTCTCCCTATTTTGATAAGATGCAGCAACGGGTGACGATTGCTCCGTTACGCGATCGCGATGAGGTGATTGGGACGATTGTCACCCTAGAGGATGTGACGGAACGGTTGATTGAGGAACGGGTGTTAGCCCAAAAGTTGGCGGAACCTCAAAAAATCCCGGATTCTATCGAAGAGGCTTTATCGCTGTTGGATCAAAATCATCCTCAAGTGCGATCGCAAATTGTCAATCATTGGGCGAAGTCTTCTCAACCCCAAATTACCCAAGAGTTATTAACTCTCCTACGCCGAGAACACCGCAATCCCAATGTGTTAAATAGTGTGTTGCAGGTGCTGGTTTTGAGTCATGTAGATCCCATTCCCGCCCTGATTGACTGTTTACAGGATCCGGATGTGGATCTGCGCATTTATGCGGCCTTGGCTTTGGGTGAACGCCACGATGGACGAGCAATCCCCGCGTTGCGGGAGGCGTTAAAGGATCAGGATACAAATGTTCGGTATCATGTGATTGAAGCCTTGGGTCATCTCCAAGCCACGGAGACGATTGATGAGTTGTGCGAAATTGCCCGAGGAGGGGATTTTTTCTTGGCATTTCCGGCACTGGAAGCCTTGATGCGGATTGGGGATAGTACGGTGGCCAGTCGTTTGTTGCCTCTGTTGGAGGATGAGTTACTGGTGGATCAGGTGACGGAGGTGTTGGGGCAGTTGGGGGATGCGGATGTGGTGGTGGCAATGGCAGAACAGTTGAATCTGCCTAATACCCAGGTGTTAAGTATTGCGGGGGCGATCGCCAAAATTTCCCAACGCTATCAAAAGATTTACGGTGAAGGGGATGTTATCGCTGATTTAGCCTGTCAAGGGATTCAGGAGGAAGGCGTTGATAATATTTTAGCGGTTCTCCCAGAAGCCTCTGATGAGCAACTGACGGCTTTAGTGGTTCTGTTAGGGTCTTTGGAAGGTGAAAAGATAGAACGGGCTTTAGCCGGCCTGTTAGAGTCTTCTGCGGTGCGAGAATTAGTCCAATCGGCCATGATCCGCTATGGGCGGAATACTCGTTCTCGGGCGAGGGTGACAGATTTATTAATTCAACAGTTGGATTCTCCGGATTTGGAAACTCGCAAATTAGCGGCCGATGCTTTGGGACGCATTGGCAGCCCTCGGGCAGTTGAGGCGTTGACTCAACTGCTGAGTGAAGATCCAGAACTGGTGATGGTCACGGCGGCGGCCTTAGCCCAAATTGGGGATCAAAAGGCGTTTGACTCTCTGTTAAGTTTAATGGGACATCCAGAATCGGCTGTGCGTTTGGCGGCGATCGCTGCCCTCAATTCCTTGGGTCATCCGGCGATGTCTCAGCGTATCCTGCCCATGCTCAAAGATGAGAATCCTTGGGTGCGAGAATCGGCTGTTAAAATCGCGGGCTATTTTGCCTTTCGCGAATGTATTGATCCCCTGTTTGATTGTTTAGAAGACCCGGAAGAGCGAGTGCGGCGGGCGGTGATTGAACATTTGCCCTATTTGGAAGATGACCGAGTGTTTGGGGTTTTAGTGCGATCGCTCACTCAAGAAACCCCCGGAGTCCGGGCAGTGGCCGCCCACGCTTTGGGCGAGTTGGGGACTTTAACCCCCTCAGCGCTCACCCCGGAACTGTTCGAGCATTTACGCCAAGCCTTAGAAGATTCAGAACCCTGGGTCCGCTATCAAGCGGTGCGTTCTCTCGGCCGTTGGCTGGGAGAAATGGGCAACACCCCAGCCACGGAGACGATGATTGACCAACTGCTCCCCCGGATTAAAACCCTGATTGAGGAAGATCCAGCCAATCCCGTGCGGGCTGCCGCCGCTAAAACCTTGGGGCAACTGGGTCATGAGGAAATGATCCCCCTCTTAATCCAACTCAGTGAAGATGAGAACAGCGATCCCGATATTGCTCGGGCTGCCCTCTTAGCGTTGGGTCAAATTGACCACCCCAACGCGGTTTCCGCCCTGATGACTGGGTTAAATTCCCCCAATCCAGAACGGCGACTCGATGCCATCCAAGCCTTCCGGGAACGGGGGGATACTGATGCAGGCCTCGCTTTACAATGGATGGTAGCGGCGGATCCTGAAACCAAGGTCGTTCATGCCGCCATTGACTCCCTCTCCCGCATGGCCACCCCTGATGCGATCGCCGCCCTCCTAGAACTCACCCTCGACCCCAGCAATCGAGAAGCCTGTATCAACGCCCTCGCCCAACGGGGCAACCACCCCAACACGGCCAAACTCGAATATATTGAGGCGATCGCTAAGGGGCTCAATCATGTTCACACCACTATCCGGTGTGCCGTGGTCGAAATCCTCAAACGGCTCAAACATCCCTATGCCTCAGAATTTCTCATCGCCGCCCTCCACGATCGGGAATCCGGCGTGCGTTTAGCCGCCGTCAGCGCCCTCATTGCCCTAGGGAATCGTTCCTGTATCGAACAATTAGCCATGCTGACCCGAACCGACCCCTCCCCGGCTGTCCGTCGTGCGGCACAACGACTCTTACACTTTTCGTGAACGACCTGACGCTGAATCGAAGATCACAGCGCGCCAGCGTGGAGTAGATTTCTTTTATCCTCTACTATCCCGTCTTACCGTTTGGCGATAGACAATGCTGAAGCGTCCCCCAGCTAAAGAAGGTCACGCTTCCTCTGATTACCCTTGTACCTGACGATTACTCATTACAGTAGGACCGACGGATGACTCATGATAAATGGCAAGATATCAATAAACTTCGTTTAACAAGTTGGAAAGAACCCGTTGAATTGAATGAAAGTACTTTTACTATTTTGCGAGATTTAATCCATGAAAAATCAGGTCTTTATTATGAGTTAAACAAACGAGAAATGTTGGGGGATAAACTAACTCCTCGCTTACAAGAATGTGGTCTAACTTCCTTCCTAGATTACTATTATTTCCTCAAATATGACCCTAGTGCCTATGAAGAATGGGGTCATTTGATGAATGCTTTAGCGGTTCCAGAAACCTTTTTTTGGCGAGAGATTGATCCCATTCAAACCCTAGTTCAGATCATTTTACCAAAATGGTTTGCCTTGAATAGCCAAGATACCTTTCGCATTTGGAGTGCGGCTTGTTCCACAGGAGAAGAACCTCTGACCATCGCGATGGCTTTAAATGAAGCAGGTTGGTTTCAAAAATGTAATATTCAAATTTTTGCCAGCGATGCTTCATCCAAGGCGATTCGGACTGCCCGTGAAGGCATTTATCGAGAACGATCATTTCGCGTTCTTTCTCCTCTCCTAAAATCTAAGTATTTTGTGGAAATTGTCGATCCCATAAGGAAAGACCAAAAAGCTTGGAAAATTGATGAATTGATCCACAAAAGAATCAAGTGGTCTGTGGCAAACTTAATGAACGTTTGGGAGTTTAGCTCCTTAGCTCGGGCTAACTTTATCTTTTGTCGCAATGTCTTTATCTATTTTTCTGAACAAGCCATTGAAAACACCGTCAATCATTTTTATGACTTTATGCCTTCCCCGGGTTATCTATCCATCAGTACATCAGAGTCTCTCTTAAAACTCAAAACTCCATTTCAGTTAAAAGAAATTGGGGGTGCATTTATTTATCTCAAATCTAAAGAGCAAGCAAGGAGTATCTAGTGAGTAAAGTTATTCGGGTCTTAATTGTGGATGATTCCGCCTATGTGCGGAAAGTGGTTCGCCAAATGCTCTCCCGCAGTCCCTTTATAGAAGTAGTGGGGACAGCCCACGATGGGAAAGATGCCCTAGAACAAATTGAAAAGCTCAACCCAGATGTTGTCACCCTCGATTTAATCATGCCAGAAATGGAAGGGGTGGAGTTTTTAAAACACCAAATGGCTAAACATCCTATTCCAGTGGTGGTGGTGAGTATTGCCGATGAGGGGGGGGAACGAGTGCTGGCGGCCTTAGATGCGGGGGCCGTGGATTTTGTCCAAAAACCCACCGCTTTAGCCACCGATAAAATGTATGACATTAGCGACGAGTTAATTGACAAGGTAAAGGCCGCCGCCCATGTTCCCCTCAATCGTCTTCCGGTTCAAGCCCCCAGTCCTCTAGTCTTGGTGGAAAAACCCATGACTCCTTCTCCTGTCTCATCCCAAGCTTTAGAAATGATTGTGATTGGTATTTCCACCGGAGGCCCCCAAGCCTTGGCCTATGCCATCCCCCAACTCCCGGCCGATTTCCCTCTCCCCATCGCCGTTGTGCTTCATATGCCCATTGGCTACACCAAAATGTACGCCGAACGCCTCAATGGTCTTTCCGCTTTAGAAGTCATCGAAGCGGCCGAGGGGGATGAGGTGCGCCCCGGACGGGTGATGATTGCCCCGGCGGGTCGCCATTTAACCTTTGTTCGGCAGCCCAACGGTCAGGTGTTGGCTCATTTGGAAGCCCGCCCCTTTGATATGCTCCATCGTCCTAGTGTGGATGTTCTCTTTCAATCGGCGGCGGAGGTCTATGGTTCCCATTTATTGGGAGTGGTGATGACGGGGATGGGGTCCGATGGGAAACAAGGCTCTGCTTGGATTAAGTCCCACGGGGGGCTAGTCTACACCGAAGATGAATCCAGTTGTGTGGTCTATGGGATGCCTCGTTCGGTGGTCGAGGCGGGATTAAGCGATCGCCGAATTTCCCTCCAGTATCTCCCCAGTACCTTGATTCATCTAGCAACGTCAGGGGTTTAATCGCTTACCGTTTACATTCTCCATTGCTGCGCAACTCTACGCAAACGTCATTTAAGGGATTCTGACTATGCTACTGACCGATAAACAACAGGATGTTTTAACCCGTTTTATTAAAATTGCGTTATCCCGTCGGACGGCGGCTTCACTCTCCCACTTAATTGGTTCTCCGGTTGTCTTAGAGGTGGCAGAAGTCGCATTATACCCCCTGAGTTTTCTCCATACGGAGTTTACAAAAAACTTACTGGATGAGGTGGCGGTGATTCGTCATAGTTTTGAGGGGGGAATTAATGGGGACGCTTTACTCTCCTTGGATTATCATGCTGCGGTTCAGTTAACCAATCTCCTCCAGTCTCATGGCATGATCTACCCCCTCGATCAGTTAAATCTCTCCGCCTGTGAGGTTTTAACGGAGGTGGGCAATATTCTATTAACCGCCTATTTACGGATGTTAGATCAACTGCTCGGTCAGCCCATCACCTTTGGGGTA contains the following coding sequences:
- a CDS encoding CheR family methyltransferase translates to MTHDKWQDINKLRLTSWKEPVELNESTFTILRDLIHEKSGLYYELNKREMLGDKLTPRLQECGLTSFLDYYYFLKYDPSAYEEWGHLMNALAVPETFFWREIDPIQTLVQIILPKWFALNSQDTFRIWSAACSTGEEPLTIAMALNEAGWFQKCNIQIFASDASSKAIRTAREGIYRERSFRVLSPLLKSKYFVEIVDPIRKDQKAWKIDELIHKRIKWSVANLMNVWEFSSLARANFIFCRNVFIYFSEQAIENTVNHFYDFMPSPGYLSISTSESLLKLKTPFQLKEIGGAFIYLKSKEQARSI
- a CDS encoding HEAT repeat domain-containing protein, with product MTISIFTTDAHLLIRSWDATLVAMTGLKGEQVYGKPLMDLIPDLASRGLLERFQRVLREGVIETLAPALHHYLIPCPPERSSPYFDKMQQRVTIAPLRDRDEVIGTIVTLEDVTERLIEERVLAQKLAEPQKIPDSIEEALSLLDQNHPQVRSQIVNHWAKSSQPQITQELLTLLRREHRNPNVLNSVLQVLVLSHVDPIPALIDCLQDPDVDLRIYAALALGERHDGRAIPALREALKDQDTNVRYHVIEALGHLQATETIDELCEIARGGDFFLAFPALEALMRIGDSTVASRLLPLLEDELLVDQVTEVLGQLGDADVVVAMAEQLNLPNTQVLSIAGAIAKISQRYQKIYGEGDVIADLACQGIQEEGVDNILAVLPEASDEQLTALVVLLGSLEGEKIERALAGLLESSAVRELVQSAMIRYGRNTRSRARVTDLLIQQLDSPDLETRKLAADALGRIGSPRAVEALTQLLSEDPELVMVTAAALAQIGDQKAFDSLLSLMGHPESAVRLAAIAALNSLGHPAMSQRILPMLKDENPWVRESAVKIAGYFAFRECIDPLFDCLEDPEERVRRAVIEHLPYLEDDRVFGVLVRSLTQETPGVRAVAAHALGELGTLTPSALTPELFEHLRQALEDSEPWVRYQAVRSLGRWLGEMGNTPATETMIDQLLPRIKTLIEEDPANPVRAAAAKTLGQLGHEEMIPLLIQLSEDENSDPDIARAALLALGQIDHPNAVSALMTGLNSPNPERRLDAIQAFRERGDTDAGLALQWMVAADPETKVVHAAIDSLSRMATPDAIAALLELTLDPSNREACINALAQRGNHPNTAKLEYIEAIAKGLNHVHTTIRCAVVEILKRLKHPYASEFLIAALHDRESGVRLAAVSALIALGNRSCIEQLAMLTRTDPSPAVRRAAQRLLHFS
- a CDS encoding protein-glutamate methylesterase/protein-glutamine glutaminase, with the protein product MSKVIRVLIVDDSAYVRKVVRQMLSRSPFIEVVGTAHDGKDALEQIEKLNPDVVTLDLIMPEMEGVEFLKHQMAKHPIPVVVVSIADEGGERVLAALDAGAVDFVQKPTALATDKMYDISDELIDKVKAAAHVPLNRLPVQAPSPLVLVEKPMTPSPVSSQALEMIVIGISTGGPQALAYAIPQLPADFPLPIAVVLHMPIGYTKMYAERLNGLSALEVIEAAEGDEVRPGRVMIAPAGRHLTFVRQPNGQVLAHLEARPFDMLHRPSVDVLFQSAAEVYGSHLLGVVMTGMGSDGKQGSAWIKSHGGLVYTEDESSCVVYGMPRSVVEAGLSDRRISLQYLPSTLIHLATSGV